From a region of the Cucumis sativus cultivar 9930 chromosome 6, Cucumber_9930_V3, whole genome shotgun sequence genome:
- the LOC116404521 gene encoding pentatricopeptide repeat-containing protein At1g55890, mitochondrial-like → MFSSSLSRRLHGIFNHSRSPTSRFNKSNPSLPSSATQKCNKSTAATPLTAEEHLQNIVDKFIKNTESQRFRHQKGTYDSTVRLLAVRKKFSLIEDIIEAQKKYEDIKVEGFATRLIKLYGKAGMFSHARKLFDELPELNCERTVKSFNSLLASCVKSKELDQVEKIFREVPQEVSIKADVISYNIVINAFCEMDALDKAILFFHDMEKNGMEPNLVTFNTLLTALYRKGQFFDGERVWATMENKNIAPDLVSYNARLRGMVLEKRIQDGIELLAKMEEKEIKPDVYSYNILIKGFCQDGDLEEAKKWYYKLKESEVDPIATTYRILLPLLCEQGDFDSGLQLCKEAIDKGFVFHTAEVQRVVNGLAEVSKIEEAKDLVELYNSKNNLKFKLKLPQNST, encoded by the coding sequence ATGTTTTCCTCTTCCCTCTCCCGCCGTCTCCATGGCATCTTCAACCATTCTCGTTCCCCCACATCCAGATTCAACAAATCTAACCCCTCGCTTCCTTCTTCAGCTACCCAAAAATGCAACAAATCCACCGCCGCAACTCCTCTCACCGCCGAAGAACATCTTCAAAACATCGTTGACAAGTTCATTAAGAACACCGAGTCCCAACGATTCCGCCACCAGAAAGGCACTTATGATTCCACAGTTCGCCTTCTTGCTGTCCGTAAAAAATTTTCCCTGATTGAAGATATTATAGAAGCCCAGAAGAAGTATGAGGATATTAAAGTAGAAGGTTTTGCGACCCGCCTCATTAAGCTGTATGGGAAAGCGGGCATGTTCTCTCATGCGCGCAAGTTGTTCGATGAATTGCCCGAACTAAATTGCGAGCGGACTGTTAAGTCTTTTAATTCCCTTTTGGCTTCTTGTGTTAAGTCCAAGGAGTTAGATCAAGTTGAAAAGATTTTTAGGGAGGTACCGCAGGAAGTTTCGATAAAAGCAGATGTGATATCGTATAATATTGTTATCAATGCTTTCTGCGAGATGGACGCTTTGGATAAAGCCATCTTGTTCTTCCATGACATGGAGAAGAATGGAATGGAGCCAAATTTGGTTACATTCAATACGCTTTTAACTGCACTCTATAGAAAGGGTCAGTTCTTTGATGGAGAAAGGGTGTGGGCTACGATGGAAAACAAGAACATTGCTCCTGATCTAGTAAGTTACAATGCGAGGCTGCGAGGAATGGTTCTGGAGAAGAGAATTCAAGATGGGATTGAGTTGCTAGCTAAAATGGAGGAGAAGGAAATTAAGCCAGATGTGTACAGttacaatattttgattaagggCTTTTGTCAAGATGGGGATTTGGAGGAAGCCAAAAAATGGTATTACAAATTGAAGGAGAGTGAAGTTGATCCAATTGCAACGACTTACAGGATACTTCTCCCCTTGCTTTGCGAGCAAGGTGATTTTGATTCTGGACTTCAGCTGTGCAAGGAGGCCATTGATAAAGGATTCGTTTTTCATACAGCGGAGGTGCAGCGTGTGGTTAATGGATTGGCTGAAGTTTCCAAGATTGAAGAAGCAAAGGACCTTGTGGAGCTCTACAATTctaagaataatttaaaattcaaattgaaattgcCTCAGAACAGCACTTGA
- the LOC105436041 gene encoding pentatricopeptide repeat-containing protein At1g55890, mitochondrial: protein MGALDKAILFFNDMEKNGTEPNLVTFNTLLTALYSKGQFLDGESMWARMENKNIAPDLISYNARLQRMVLEKRIQDGIQLLAEMEEKAIKPNVDSYYILIEGFCEDGDLEQAKQWYYKLKDNEVNPNASIYRTLLPLYCEKGDFDSGLRLCKESFDNGLVFLAEEVQRVVDGLIEVSKIEEAKDLVALYNSHSIFKLKIPQST from the coding sequence ATGGGCGCTTTGGATAAAGCCATCTTGTTCTTCAATGACATGGAGAAGAATGGAACGGAGCCAAATTTGGTTACATTCAATACGCTTTTAACTGCACTCTACAGTAAGGGCCAGTTTTTAGACGGGGAAAGCATGTGGGCTAGGATGGAGAACAAGAACATTGCTCCTGATCTAATAAGTTACAATGCGAGGTTGCAAAGAATGGTTCTAGAGAAGAGAATTCAAGATGGGATTCAGTTGCTAGCTGAAATGGAGGAGAAGGCAATCAAGCCAAATGTGGACAGTTACTATATTCTGATTGAAGGCTTTTGTGAAGATGGAGATTTGGAGCAAGCCAAACAATGGTATTACAAATTGAAGGACAACGAAGTTAATCCAAATGCATCGATCTACAGGACGCTTCTCCCCTTGTATTGCGAGAAGGGTGATTTTGATTCTGGACTTCGACTGTGCAAGGAGTCCTTTGATAATGGATTAGTTTTTCTTGCAGAGGAGGTGCAGCGTGTAGTTGATGGATTGATTGAAGTTTCCAAGATTGAAGAAGCTAAGGACCTTGTGGCGCTCTACAATTctcattcaattttcaaattgaaaattcctCAGAGCACTTGA